CCTATTCTCAGATATTTGCAACGGGTCTGGACGGCCCCTTTCGATATCGAGATAAGAAAGAGCCTCTTTGAAAGAAAGGCCGTGAAGCTCCATAACAAGGGCTATGGCATCTCCCTTTTTATGGCATCCAAAGCAAAAGAAGGTTTGCCTATCAGGGTCAACCTTGAATGAAGGGGTCTTTTCAGAATGGAAGGGACAACAGGCCCAGAAGTATCGGCTCCTTTGAGTAAGGCTTATGCCTTCACGCTCAAGGACGGCGATAATACCTGGTTTGTCTGACAGTGAGAGTTTAAGGGCGGGTATTCCCATATTTTGTTTTCTCCATATTTTTCTTGTCTGACAGGCTATACGCTAAAGAGCGGAGGGACTTGAAAGCCTCGATAAAAGCCGAAGGGCTTACAATTGCATTGTTTGCGTAGTAGTCCATAAGGGCCCTTTTCAGCTCCGGTGTTTCCACAAAGTGAAAGACCGTCCGGCCTTGATGGTCAAGGTCTGCATCGTGCAGTGGAAAACTTTTAGCCTTGAGGTATGAGCTTATGTAGAGGTCTTTGAGGCTGGTGATTTGTGGCTGGATTTGTCGGGTCATATATCCTCCATACTCGTTGTTATGGGGAATTATATGCCCAGCGAAATAACGAGAAAACCCCTGCCCAAAACGCAAAAATGCAATTTCAGGAGGGGTTATCAGTAAACCAATTTAGTTTGAGAAGCTATTTAATATTTAAAATGTCTCTTAAAGGTATTGGAGGATATGAAGCCTCATCGTCTTTTTCTCTGGTCATCTTGACAAAATCTTCTTTAACCTCTTTATATCTGGGATAAGCTAATATATATTTTTCATAGAAATAATCTGGGTCATCCCATACCTTGATCCCGTATTTTCTCCTTTCAATTTGATACTTGTTCTCCATTAAAGCAGTAGTAATATTTTTTGAATTATATCTTTTTGATTTCCTGTGCGGGCTTACTGAAAAGATTGAATAACCTTTCTTTTCAAGGGCAAATAGCGCAAAATTAAATATTTTTGCCCTTTCGTTATCCGGCATTTTGAGCTGATAAGACACATATTGATAAAGCCATACTGCTATTCTTTTAATATCGTTTGTAAATTTATCTTGCCCCTCTCCATGAATACCTCGGCCTGTTTTTTTGCCAATCTCCTTTAGCACAGGATCCATAACCTCATAATAAAAATCCCATGCAAAACGCTCTGGATTTGCTAAAAATCTTTTATACAGGTTTTCCCATTCCTTAGGCGTAGAAGTAATTTTAAGAATGGATCTGCCAAAATCCATTGGTGCTGATATGGTTATAGGCCCAGATTTGCGTCTTTGTGAGATTTTTGTTTTAGGGATACTATCCAAATACTCTCTAAATTCTTTATCCAACCGTTCAGCTTCCTCTTTGCCATAAACAAGCTCCTCGTACTTTTTATAAATTTCTTCTCTCGTTTCCTCTTTCATGTCACCTCATATTATTAGGAGAGTTTGCAGTCCTTTTCGGGAGCTACCCTATCCCACAAATCGAATTTTCATTTTTTCTTCTTCGGAGTTTGAGGGGCTTCTTTCTTACATTTATCAGAAAGTATTGGCTCTTCGTAGCGCCAAAATAAGCCGCTGTCATGTGCTTTTTGACATGCGTCTATTTCATCCAGTAAGGTTGAATGTTTCAGTTTTTCAGCTTTAGAATCAATCATTCGAAGATCATTCTCAATATCTTCTCTCGTAACCTCACGATTTTTACAGGCTACAGTTGGATAGGATAGTATTATCTGGTCTTTTATAGTATAGGTGTTTTTGCAAAGATCCGCTGCGGTTTCTCGGCAGGCAGGCCACCATTTTTTATAATCGTCATAATATCGCTGAATAGTCCAGTGATTGGGAAATTGAGATTTCAATTCATGGAGGCGCTTCACACGCTGTTCGGAAGGCTTTGCATCAAAACATATTTTTTGAAAAGTTGAGGGATCAGGCCAGACGGTGCCCCAAAAATCTTTTATAAAGAGGAAGTCCATTCCATTCTCATCCTTTCTGATAGAAGTTGGAGAGAAAGGACTTGAGGTTAGGCTTAGAAGTCTGCAAAACTGGTAAGTATCTTTTAGAACAGTATTCGCTCCCTTAATGTTAAGGTCGGCCTCCTTCTGATACAGATCTGCATCATTTTCTGACACATCAATTTTCTTTAGTTCCAATTCTTTAGTTAATTCATAATAATACATGTCTCCATTATCTGAGCCATAATTTCCGCACATTTGCTTAAAATTCTCACATGCCTTCAATCTTGAGTAGGCGGCTTCTTCACCGAAACAGGTGAGG
This DNA window, taken from Deltaproteobacteria bacterium, encodes the following:
- a CDS encoding DUF5659 domain-containing protein; the encoded protein is MTRQIQPQITSLKDLYISSYLKAKSFPLHDADLDHQGRTVFHFVETPELKRALMDYYANNAIVSPSAFIEAFKSLRSLAYSLSDKKNMEKTKYGNTRP